A window from Onychostoma macrolepis isolate SWU-2019 chromosome 07, ASM1243209v1, whole genome shotgun sequence encodes these proteins:
- the znf638 gene encoding zinc finger protein 638 isoform X2 produces MSHPLYNPRGGPFPSGQRPVVPGQYGLGSQPRMELGAARLGMGSISGSRGGLMANQPFSLGQRQSQISPDLEAAIDRNLRGAREEVRLLTQMLQQPKKPDPRMREDTRDEVLPSGSGFSGTSRSDEADWSIYQAPSKLFTSSSLDRPSSSSQLFPSASFVRGSSGLDSQPPPEQRPSRYTSESASSILASFGLSSEDLELLSHYPDDQLTPDNLPFILRDIRMRKAKRDVDARPEYSKVIDYGHSSTFDYPEESPDGYANKHLPKESPKFVREVSGPPFSGMDITKHPQPRQPAPGPVQVSKLQKPPPVDPRPTKTIPARPSASQPILQPSSRPPPQIPPQLGVLPMMTVDDISRGPNANWIPFLSPPISMPAMKRLPTPTMMNDYSAATPRIFPHTCSLCNIECIQIKDWLEHQNTNLHIESCRRLRKQYPDWNVEAVSVSRPEPKTEHSSSKRHTRSHSYSRSPSPKRHHDSSSRRKRSRSRSRSRSRSRSPRRYRRSRSHSRSPHRKSRVSPYRRRSRSPPSQRSRSPVYSRRSPVRRSSPRRSSPSWQQRSSSSERLAMKLMSSTELSSIADSSTLKAVVKSLAPALLAELAKKKSSSTTSSSKGSSSSSNWKRPPSPKRAEYSKSSRTSISKSSSTPKPRPKDAPGTSCLLRLIGLPYGTTNKELNDAIEPFGKIYTAILLKAIKEASVCMEREEDAKALLNCKNLTIRGQVIKVCMEKDAREDDGRKSVKTEKPVKKKEVTTTTKPTQSAKVKGANPVKAPQPTKAKEVTGSKTSQVTKGKPNPNKTAQVAKGKPSDPNKTAQVTKGKPSDPNNTAQVTKGKPSDPNKTAQVTKGKPSDPKKTVQTAKAKPPAKGSETAVAKKLVKKEIPWRKNIVEITNLPEEGVTEDDLTNLAKPYGFIATPVIAVSHQKAYMQMPNTEAVEAMVKAYSETPAKVKDNEISVKMMMQPIDLNYTESVFRVLMDMEKSPEIVTLPERLLIVGNVPKTLGAIKEVETIIKRYGAFKKVLPLNGRIIFEMENATAARTIFARFLKFRCVVQNSTLSFQLAKPVKFKKKTEAKGANPPGTTAATKKTNTVKAQKVVTAAGASAASTAGPPVTKDKDPKTNAIIAAKEDEIIVISDSDEKMNADTAATKVTAVPKDITVDGSANAEMTITEKKAEKDTQAVNETVMETPETESVIKEHEAASSVPTTESKIENKELEVESSVPSLESAVSAESGKAELKVESSVPAESAVSVESSNKEHEVGSSIPASESGKTELEVASAVSTSEPAVSVESAEAEHELASSETSILIDSTDQTGTSLKKKDQNVLQAEDVPKELVPTSVEESKIDNSKLEDDNNDESKSEMEIVASTVSSEETAVEAMETQSPEEPTKSTDVKDDVLETHKLKIENEGQTNDLKPTEPLEMDINPQSSNENEPDKEHVPATVESDTIPTFDPASELPSTSDQTVSNSSVTITCASNSPQTVLEPFQIDDSSLDFPPVTQEILKALELAVHQCRLQSSLKRAEEEAKQRAEMEKKAAEKKTTKGPSSSKKPAQATKKTTQAESKKIQAEKEKKSQNSGSKSKPADTSSPEKEPTSRHRSRGNSEEDAPTNRRGGSCGSSSSSRRSRRESTPPSKHSSPPSKRLRGHDVDHRSHSKNSQPSRSHSKTRTAEKEKDEEPFPFNIDEFVTVDEVGDDAEDTVVSNTESSVKDEKIEDKPDSCSIVCPIAESDPADQTKQTDKIVASEIGKPEVIECADKIEANIEETTPAAEVVASPKPEEQESQEESADKPLGTDKMETANENETTEPCTVAETASAEMDNNVETLLTMKKDPDIGALDELEPSQSVSSSPSQKELCPPTSAETFEKSEDVHPEEPETSAPVMDNNDEATVVSEIPSHDAMVTLDEVSEGEEDFLDETNEEQHSKTDEVPETLVTVDEVGDDETGGEEYQLDKDLQGLVTLDEIVDEEEEFDSFNPETLVTLDEAKGDDEENEEVEHSEDKPTTSSTTPPIIPEEPVKSPSQEEDPCDLEELRKMNFVTVDEVGEEEEEQPPSEDVKEDKQVKKRATRAKKRTRQTPVRRSTRGKRGATKIAEEAEEPETNAECEAEAAASVSESPPAAVESMDLDVKPEPQKAETVKVPESSTAEVSSGSEEDRTRAKDDDNSAKSESDAVDTPVSDRKSTIKEESKQRRETEPTQEPEAKKARSHSPVIEDFTLPPFNPDNPIGVDFVVPKTGFFCRLCSLFYGNEETAKKSHCSSQKHYQNMEKYYKKLKAQQQDGCSTQTTPSHGSASE; encoded by the exons ATGTCGCATCCATTATATAATCCTCGTGGAGGGCCGTTCCCCAGTGGTCAGAGACCCGTCGTGCCTGGCCAGTATGGTCTTGGGTCACAGCCTCGAATGGAGCTGGGAGCAGCCCGTCTTGGCATGGGTTCCATATCCGGTTCTCGCGGGGGATTGATGGCCAACCAGCCCTTCTCACTGGGACAACGCCAGTCACAGATTTCCCCAGATCTTGAAGCCGCCATAGACCGGAACCTTCGGGGAGCCCGCGAGGAAGTCCGTCTTCTCACTCAAATGCTCCAGCAACCCAAAAAACCAGATCCCCGCATGAGAGAGGATACAAGGGATGAAGTGCTTCCTTCTGGCAGCGGCTTTTCAGGAACTTCGCGATCTGATGAGGCGGACTGGTCCATCTACCAAGCCCCAAGCAAGCTCTTCACATCTTCAAGTTTGGACCGTCCTTCCAGTTCTTCACAGCTGTTCCCTTCTGCAAGTTTTGTTAGAGGATCAAGTGGTTTGGACAGCCAGCCTCCGCCAGAACAGCGGCCTTCACGCTACACCTCTGAAAGTGCCAGCAGCATCCTAGCAAGTTTTGGACTCTCCAGTGAGGACCTAGAACTTCTAAGCCACTATCCAGATGATCAGCTGACCCCCGACAACCTACCGTTCATTTTACGAGACATCCGAATGCGTAAAGCGAAGAGGGACGTTGACGCGAGACCTGAATACAGCAAAGTTATTGACTATGGACATTCTAGTACATTTGACTATCCTGAGGAGAGCCCGGATGGCTATGCAAATAAACACCTGCCTAAAGAGTCACCAAAGTTTGTGAGGGAGGTCTCTGGACCACCCTTCAGTGGCATGGACATCACAAAGCATCCTCAGCCACGTCAGCCAGCTCCAGGCCCTGTACAAGTTTCAAAGCTTCAGAAACCTCCACCAGTAGATCCGAGACCCACTAAGACGATTCCAGCGAGACCCTCTGCTTCCCAGCCTATTCTGCAGCCTTCCAGTCGACCTCCTCCGCAGATACCGCCTCAACTTGGTGTTCTTCCTATGATGACCGTTGACGATATCTCCAGAGGTCCGAATGCCAACTGGATCCCGTTTCTTTCACCTCCAATCAGCATGCCTGCCATGAAGAGGCTTCCAACTCCGACCATGATGAACGATTACTCAGCAGCTACGCCAAGAATCTTTCCTCATACATGCTCTCTATGTAACATTGAATGTATCCAGATTAAG GACTGGCTTGAACATCAGAATACAAATCTTCACATTGAGAGTTGTAGACGTCTTAGGAAACA aTATCCTGACTGGAATGTTGAGGCTGTCTCTGTTTCAAG acctgagCCCAAAACAGAACACAGCAGCTCAAAGCGGCACACCCGATCGCACTCGTACTCCAGATCCCCCAGTCCGAAGCGGCACCATGACTCCTCAAGCCGCCGTAAGCGATCCCGTTCACGTTCCCGATCCCGTTCTCGCTCCCGAAGCCCTAGAAGGTACCGGCGTTCCAGAAGTCACAGCCGGTCCCCCCATAGGAAGTCTCGAGTCAGTCCTTACAGACGGAGGTCCCGTAGTCCACCATCTCAACGGTCAAGGTCTCCAGTTTACAGTAGGCGCTCTCCTGTACGCCGTTCGAGCCCCCGTCGGAGCAGCCCCTCCTGGCAGCAGAGATCTAGCAGTAGTGAACGATTGGCCATGAAACTCATGTCTTCAA CTGAGCTTTCCTCAATCGCAGACAGTAGTACTTTGAAGGCTGTGGTGAAATCCTTGGCACCGGCCCTGCTGGCTGAGCTAGCAAAGAAGAAAAGTAGTTCCACTACTTCCTCATCAAAGGGAAGCAGTAGCAGCAGTAATTGGAAACGGCCTCCCTCTCCTAAGAGAGCTGAGTACTCCAAGTCAAGCAGAACCTCCATCTCAAAGTCCTCCAGCACTCCAAAG CCAAGACCCAAGGATGCCCCTGGCACATCCTGTTTGTTGAGGCTCATTGGACTTCCTTATGGGACTACAAACAAAGAACTGAATGATGCCATTGAGCCTTTTGGCAAGATTTATACTGCCATCCTCCTCAAGGCAATTAAAGAG GCCTCAGTGTGTATGGAGAGAGAGGAGGATGCCAAAGCTTTGCTCAACTGTAAGAACCTGACAATTCGTGGGCAGGTTATTAAAGTCTGCATGGAGAAG GATGCAAGAGAAGATGATGGGAGAAAATCTGTTAAGACCGAAAAACCTGTTAAGAA AAAAGAGGTGACTACAACAACAAAACCAACCCAATCAGCAAAAGTAAAGGGTGCAAACCCAGTTAAGGCACCTCAGCCAACAAAAGCAAAGGAGGTGACAGGTTCCAAGACGTCTCAAGTAACCAAGGGAAAACCGAACCCCAACAAGACTGCTCAAGTAGCCAAGGGAAAACCAAGCGACCCCAACAAGACGGCTCAAGTAACCAAGGGAAAACCAAGCGACCCCAACAATACGGCTCAAGTAACCAAGGGAAAACCAAGCGACCCCAACAAGACGGCTCAAGTAACCAAGGGAAAACCGAGCGACCCCAAAAAGACTGTTCAGACAGCTAAAGCTAAACCCCCTGCTAAGGGTTCAG AGACAGCAGTTGCAAAGAAATTGGTAAAGAAG GAAATACCCTGGAGAAAAAATATAGTTGAGATTACAAATCTTCCAGAGGAAGGGGTTACTGAGGATGACCTCACCAACCTTGCTAAACCATATGGCTTCATTGCAACTCCTGTCATAGCAGTCTCTCATCAAAAG GCCTATATGCAGATGCCCAACACAGAGGCAGTTGAAGCAATGGTGAAGGCCTACTCTGAGACACCAGCTAAAGTGAAAGACAATGAGATAAGCGTTAAGATGATGATGCAACCTATCGACCTGAATTACACT GAGTCAGTATTCAGAGTGCTAATGGACATGGAGAAATCACCT GAAATCGTCACATTGCCAGAACGCCTTCTCATTGTTGGCAATGTGCCAAAAACACTTGGGGCAATCAAGGAAGTAGAGACCATAATTAAACGCTATGGTGCCTTCAAGAAAGTTTTGCCTCTTAATGGCAGG ATTATTTTTGAAATGGAGAATGCTACTGCCGCTAGGACTATCTTCGCTCGCTTCCTCAAGTTTCGTTGTGTGGTCCAGAACAGTACCCTTAGCTTCCAACTAGCAAAACCAGTCAAG tttAAAAAGAAGACAGAAGCAAAAGG AGCAAACCCTCCTGGTACAACAGCAGCGACAAAAAAAACGAATACTGTCAAAGCCCAAAAGGTAGTCACTGCAGCAGGAGCTTCTGCTGCATCTACTGCAGGTCCACCTGTCACAAAAGACAAAGATCCAAAAACTAATGCTATTATTGCGGCTAAAGAAGATGAAATTATTGTTATAAGCGATagtgatgaaaagatgaatgcTGATACCGCTGCAACTAAAGTTACTGCAGTTCCCAAAGACATTACAGTTGATGGGTCTGCTAATGCAGAAATGACTATTACTGAGAAAAAAGCAGAGAAGGATACCCAAGCTGTTAATGAAACTGTCATGGAGACCCCTGAAACTGAATCTGTGATAAAAGAGCATGAAGCTGCATCCTCAGTTCCCACGACTGAATCTAAGATTGAGAACAAGGAGCTTGAAGTTGAATCCTCTGTTCCCTCTTTAGAATCTGCTGTTTCAGCTGAGTCTGGGAAAGCAGAGCTTAAAGTTGAATCATCAGTCCCTGCAGAATCTGCTGTTTCAGTTGAATCTTCAAACAAAGAGCATGAAGTTGGATCCTCAATTCCTGCTTCAGAATCTGGAAAAACAGAGCTTGAGGTTGCATCGGCTGTTTCCACTTCAGAACCTGCAGTTTCAGTGGAGTCTGCAGAAGCAGAGCATGAATTAGCTTCCTCAGAAACTTCCATTTTAATAGACTCAACTGATCAAACAGGGACATCGCTTAAGAAAAAAGATCAGAATGTCCTGCAGGCAGAAGATGTTCCTAAAGAATTAGTTCCTACATCTGTGGAAGAAAGCAAAATTGACAATTCAAAGTTAGAAGATGACAATAATGATGAGTCCAAGTCAGAAATGGAGATTGTTGCTTCAACTGTTAGCAGTGAGGAAACTGCAGTAGAGGCCATGGAGACCCAGAGTCCAGAAGAACCTACCAAAAGCACTGACGTCAAAGATGATGTTTTGGAaacacacaagctcaagattGAAAACGAGGGCCAAACGAATGACTTAAAACCAACTGAACCTTTAGAGATGGACATAAATCCACAGTCTAGTAATGAAAATGAACCTGATAAAGAGCATGTCCCTGCAACTGTTGAATCTGACACCATTCCAACCTTTGATCCTGCCTCTGAACTACCCTCCACTTCTGATCAAACAGTCAGTAATTCATCTGTCACAATTACATGTGCCTCAAACAGTCCTCAAACGGTGCTTGAGCCCTTCCAGATTGATGACAGCTCTCTGGACTTTCCTCCAGTTACGCAGGAGATTTTGAAGGCCCTTGAATTAGCTGTCCATCAGTGTCGCTTACAGTCTTCACTAAAACGTGCCGAAGAAGAAGCCAAACAGAGggcagaaatggagaaaaaagcTGCAGAGAAGAAAACTACAAAAGGCCCGTCAAGCTCAAAGAAGCCTGCTCAAGCAACCAAGAAGACCACTCAAGCAGAGAGCAAAAAGATTCAGGccgaaaaagagaaaaagtctCAGAACTCTGGGTCAAAGAGTAAGCCTGCAGACACCTCATCCCCAGAGAAAGAGCCAACATCTAGGCACAGGAGCAGGGGTAATTCTGAAGAAGATGCCCCTACCAACAGGCGTGGGGGATCCTGTgggtcctcctcctcctcccggAGGAGCAGGCGGGAGTCCACTCCTCCATCAAAACATTCAAGCCCTCCATCAAAGCGTTTAAGGGGGCATGATGTTGATCACAGG AGTCATAGCAAAAACTCACAGCCTTCGAGGAGTCACTCAAAAACAAGGACCGCTGAAAAG GAAAAAGATGAGGAACCGTTTCCATTTAACATCGATGAGTTTGTGACCGTTGATGAAGTAGGGGATGATGCAGAGGACACTGTGGTCTCAAATACTGAGTCTTCAGTCAAGGATGAGAAGATCGAGGATAAGCCCGATTCCTGCTCCATAGTGTGTCCTATTGCAGAGTCAGATCCAGCtgatcaaacaaaacaaactgacAAGATTGTTGCTTCTGAGATAGGAAAACCTGAAGTTATTGAATGCGCAGATAAAATAGAAGCCAATATTGAAGAAACCACACCAGCTGCAGAAGTTGTTGCATCTCCAAAGCCAGAAGAGCAAGAGTCTCAGGAAGAGAGTGCTGATAAACCACTGGGAACAGATAAGATGGAAACTGCCAATGAGAACGAGACAACAGAGCCTTGTACTGTAGCAGAAACTGCTTCAGCAGAGATGGACAACAATGTTGAGACCCTACTAACCATGAAAAAAGACCCTGACATTGGGGCCTTGGATGAATTAGAGCCAAGCCAGTCAGTTTCTTCCTCTCCTTCACAGAAGGAACTCTGCCCACCAACCTCTGCAGAAACCTTTGAGAAATCAGAAGATGTCCATCCTGAGGAGCCTGAAACCTCTGCCCCAGTGATGGACAATAATGATGAGGCAACAGTGGTCTCAGAAATTCCATCCCATGATGCAATGGTCACTCTTGATGAGGTCAGTGAGGGTGAGGAAGATTTTCTCGATGAAACAAATGAGGAACAGCATTCGAAGACTGATGAAGTACCTGAGACACTTGTAACGGTTGATGAGGTTGGAGATGATGAAACGGGGGGCGAAGAATATCAGTTGGACAAAGACCTTCAAGGCCTAGTTACATTGGATGAGATTGTTGATGAAGAGGAGGAGTTTGATTCATTCAATCCTGAG ACTCTTGTAACCCTGGATGAGGCCAAGGGTGATGATGAGGAGAATGAGGAAGTGGAGCATAGTGAAGACAAGCCAACCACCTCAAGCACCACACCACCAATTATACCAGAAGAGCCTGTGAAATCGCCAAGCCAAGAAGAGGATCCCTGTGACCTCGAAGAGCTCCGCAAGATGAACTTTGTAACTGTGGATGAAGTAggggaggaggaagaggaacaACCACCCAGCGAAGATGTCAAAGAGGACAAGCAAGTTAAAAAGAGAGCTACAAGGGCTAAAAAGAGAACACGGCAGACTCCAG TGAGGAGATCCACAAGAGGTAAAAGAGGAGCGACAAAGATTGCTGAAGAAGCAGAGGAGCCCGAGACAAATGCGGAGTGTGAAGCAGAGGCTGCTGCTTCCGTAAGCGAGAGTCCTCCTGCAGCTGTCGAATCCATGGATCTCGATGTTAAGCCGGAACCGCAAAAGGCTGAAACCGTGAAAGTTCCAGAATCATCGACTGCAGAGGTCTCTTCAGGGTCAGAAGAGGACAGGACGAGAGCTAAAGATGATGACAACTCTGCAAAGTCAGAGAGTGATGCTGTTGACACACCAGTCTCTGACAGAAAATCCACAATCAAAG AAGAGTCCAAGCAACGGCGGGAGACTGAGCCAACACAGGAACCAGAGGCTAAGAAGGCCCGCTCTCATTCCCCTGTGATTGAAGACTTCACCTTGCCCCCGTTTAACCCAGACAATCCCATTG GGGTTGACTTTGTGGTACCCAAGACGGGTTTCTTCTGCAGACTCTGCTCTCTATTCTATGGCAATGAGGAAACTGCTAAGAAAAGTCACTGTAGTAGCCAAAAGCATTACCAGAACATGGAG AAATATTACAAGAAGCTCAAGGCTCAGCAGCAGGATGGCTGCTCAACACAGACAACGCCCAGTCATGGTTCTGCTTCTGAATAG